From the genome of Clavelina lepadiformis chromosome 2, kaClaLepa1.1, whole genome shotgun sequence:
TAGAACATTTCCTTAAAGCATTTGGCGTTTGTTGTAAGTTGTTGTATAACAAATGGAAAGAATAAACGAAATAAACGAAAAGAACCAGTTATTATATTAACCAGCAACAATAGCCACCTGTTAACAACGCCAACTTAACGTCCGAGCGTtgactcaaaattttcaatacatTCTTCGCATTTGGCAAGGCCGTCCACACCAGACTGCAAAATTAGATATATCATATTAATACTTCATAACTATACAAAATTTCTTCTCGCacttttttgtaatattagtTTCATTAGTTAAGGATTTAATTGACATTTTTTAACCTACCTTCCATTTTCAACTCCTTCTTTGATTATTCTCCGAAATGCAGCAACCgatttttcaatgttttcctTGTAGTTTTCGCAGATCATCTCGGTGATGCcatttgcttttaaaacttCGATGGCTACTCCAATTGCTGTGCCAACTATAAACAGAAAACGTTGTTTAAagaatcaaaaaaattaaaacaaattgcaaaaggTTTGCTATAATATATATGCAGAGTaatttatttatcatttttgcTACGTTGAAAATCAAGGCGACTTTAATTTGCATGAGAATCTGATTTTCGAAGAAGTAAAAATCTACTTGGTTTTCCCTATTTTGTAGCCATTAGTTTGGACAATGACTCAATCGTTGTCAGTAGAAACAAAATGCAAGCTATAACAGACTTAATGACGTCTGACAATGTGTCAACGAAGATCAAATAACGGTCATCACTGTTTTTGTGAATCATCTAATTTGATTACTGCTTGGTTTCTACAATGCATCATGTTTTCGAAACacctttaacaaaaaaatctgaaCTCATTGTGGTTCAAAGACTGATGCATTCCCATAAGAAATTTCCTATCCCACAGTGTGATGTTACTAATGACGAACAAACATGTATGCCAATTGCACCGCTTTCACGACAGGACGAATATATGTACGCTGGTCGCTGTACACCTAAGTGTTTGTCATTAAATATTACTTatggacaaaataaaaacttatacAAAAACGATCACATTCTTACTGTTTTCCGGAACTTCCCGGTTTGTCAAAGTTACGCTGAATCCTTCCGATAAAGCGTCTAACGCTGCTTCGTTCCAGTTCGGGTTATGGGCAATCAAAGTCCCATCGACATCAAAGAGGACCAGCTTCTTTATCTtgtcttgcatggcgaagaaTATGGTCCAGTGAAAACAGATTCCAGAAAAATGTGCAAGAAgatcaaacaattttgcttCTAAATACTTCAGCTTCACTGAAGAGTTATGTCGTCGTAACGTGATTGTCGAACACTCTGCTTATGTACTATCTATGGCTGGTAGTTCCCCGCCTTCACCCTTTTTTCAACTGAGCTGGCTTGAAATATTATACTGAAGGAATTTTCCGTGGCATATTTACCGTCGCCGACCCGTGAAGGTACTTTTTGGTTAAGATTTTGACAGTTCTTCTTCTCATATTGGTAAAATATGTTTCCCACTTCAGCTATAATCCGTTTCGTCACACTCGGACTACAAAATTATCGTTCAAAGTATAGAACTATCTCGCATTATTTGTACTTTGGACATTGTGTATACGTCATGTCTTGAATTGCTGGTTTGTATACGTAAACAACCCTTTGCATCAATCGACGCAAAAACGAAAACAGCTTTCACACCCAAACAGTAAAGAGTATTGTACAGACCTTTCTTCAAGACGGCTGTTATGCAGCATACCCgattcaaattatttttacctACGTACGGGATGTCAATTAAAGTGCAGTTATAAATTGAGGACTATGAAAGTTTTGCTTCGTTGAACTTGAACAAGGATGCGGTGACGCAAAATATTTACGTGATGACGACACAGTCCGCTCGGCTTCTCCCAGGCATTATTCTATATGAATACGCTTATCTTAAAGAAGACTTAGGCATGGCTTTAACACCGATTCGAAGAACAGCACAACAACCTTTTGCACGTAATGAAAGAAAACGTTAAAGATTGCAATGTTACATCAAAAAATTGTCAAGAGCACTGCACCACAtgataatattaatattttgtaaagATAAATGAAAAGGAATAAAGCGCATAGCAGTGGAAGCCTGTTAACTCGACTTTGCCCAAACCAAAACTTCGGATAACGCGTTTGTTAATAGTTATATCAGTCACACCGACTTTAAAAATCTCAAAGTAATTTATTGGGCCTTTTCACCTTCGACTTACCAAGCTTCCACAGTATTTATTTCTTTGGTCTGTTATTAAACGGTATTGATGATACTTTAAACGCCGAAGACAAGTAGGTCGGCAAACCATTTCGTCCCGAATTACTCAACAAATGTAGTTTTTCCTTCTGCATTAAAATTTCTTGCATATGTTCATTCAAGCATTCGGTCGAATTGAAATTGGCGACATCGACGTTTTCGCTGAATTTGTGGTAATTGGTGATCGCTGGCGTCGAATGCGGTAAATTTGCAGAAGACAAAACTGCCGCTTGGTGACGCCCTCGCGCTTTGGATGGAATTGGACGGCTTGGAGATTGAGATGTAACTGAGCAAGCGGTACtacaaatatataaaaagtCGTAAAAGTAACGTAAAAGTCTTCAACGTTGTGATAGGTTATAACAATATGCTCTACTTGCATAAGTACGCAAagtaaaatatgcaaaataaaaaacagccTTGGTTTAAGAAAGAAACCGAAAATAGTGTGCTACGTAATAtccatttaaataaaaacgacGTAGCGTCGTAGCCTAAttaattgcaataacaataaaGCATAACAAACAGTGCCAATAAACCACAACACACCAATATAGCTTCCCTAATAACAGCACCACCACTTTTGAGATTTCGTAAATCTAAAAGTGTTTCAGTCAGCTAGATTTCAAAAATCACCGCTTACCGCCCTCACTATGCAGCCTATATGCGAAAAATGTCTGGTGGCAAAGGTAAAAGACGAACTGATGGTTTCCATGGCGTAACCAATCGTGGAAAACCAATTGTTGGCAAACTTCTTGGAAATGATCAAATGAGTAAGTATATATGCAAACGATTATGTGCTAATGATTTGAAGAAGATTCAGAAGCATTTGAACGTACAAACGGCATATTCTCTTTCATGagtcaaaaagtaaaaagaaaaaaggatGTTAATTAGCCTACCTGGGCCGTCGAAGTTTTGGTTCGTTTTGCGAAGCCACCGCCACATTGGATTGCTGCATTCGTCTGGCTTTTTCCCGACAAGTGGCGCAAGGTTGCGCACGTACTTTACAGGATGTCTTCAATCGATATCTGTCATCCTTGGTTCGTTCACTCCACTCATACACGTAATACCGCGGCAGAGTGGGCCTCGAGCGGGGACGCCTCCCTCTTTTAGATAGACTTCCCGGATCGCCCGATCTGGACGATTCAGAAAAGCGTCTGTTGGCTTCAGAAGTGGGTCGAATACGGTTTTTAATACTAGCGAGCCAATTGTCATGCAACAACGTTAGATCGCCGTTTTTGCAAGCTTGCTCCAACACGCTATTGTCACCCTGGCTCATTTCAGACACCCACGCCAGACGAGAGTTGACAGACGGCACGGAAGATCGACGACGAGGACTTTCTCTTGAGGTTGAAAATCCGCTCGCAGGCAAATCGCTGgatttgttttcgttttgcaTGGAACTGGAAGACAAATTTTTTCCGCTTgaagttttctgttttagaGCAATTGAACGAATATGGGCTCTGTGATATTTAATAGCCAGCTCACGTTGTTCGGTCGAAGTCTGTAACTTATCCAGGTTGATTAAGCGTTCGATTAGGTTTTCTAAGCTTTTACGTTCTTCCAAAGCCTTTGCCCGGCGAGCTTTACAAGAATTAACCGAATGTCTCCGCTGCGAGTGTTTTCGGTCCGAACCCGAACAAAGTTCGGTCAGGTTAACCACACTTCTCCAGTTAACGTCGTATGGTAGTTTTGAAAGCATTCGTAtgtcatatttttcaaacttcttTGGAAACACGTCTGCAAACTCATACGCAGGGGTTTTATTGTCACTTTCTGACAATTGGCAGTCGTAAGATGTTTCTTGCATATCATCACCAGGCTTGTCAGCGCCAGGATCGGAAGCCGCCACATTTGACCTGTTCTCGCGTTCATACAATTGTTTGTACTTTTCGATGCAGCTACGGCCGTGCTTTTCGCTTCCTTTAAAGCTAAGAGAATCATCGTCTTCCCCGTCAGAAGAAATTTCGTTTTCTGAAATGTCTGAATCTTCTAATGTCAGAGACCTGGACGTCGGCATCATTTTGCTTTCGATAGTTGCCATACATTTTTCGCTTATGCGGCAGCCGTTTAAAAGCATTTCTGGGGCTATTTTGTCATCAGCAAAACTTCCCAAAGCCAAATCCCCGGGAAATGATACCTCCGATGAATCGTCTTCCAAGTTTCGCGTCGAGAAACTTTGCGATGTGTTCACATCATTGTCTATTTCTTCGTCAAAAGGGTCTTTTTCAGAACTTGATGAATAGGATATAGTTCCTTTTAGATTTGCGTGTTCGTCGTCGTAAGCCGCTACAGTGCTGTACTGAGAATAATCCGTATATTCTGAAGTTCTACGCGATCTCTCTGCGCGTTCCTGGACGGGTGGGTTTAACCCCTGAACACAGATGGTTGCCAAGACAGGGTTGgaaaagttcaaaagtttataaaaccTTGTATTTGGGACACTAACTGGCAAATTGTGACCGGTAATTCCGCTGGCGTAAGAGACATCCATTCGATTTTTAGGCGTTTGAGAAGCAGTGCTGGGCGATTCGCAACCTGAAGTTTTCACCTGTTCTGTTCGAGAATGTGATGTTACACAGGTTTTTAATCGTCTTCGCCATGTAGCAAGGGAAGTGGGTACTTCATTTTCCGTTACTTGAGCTTTGCCCAAAGAAGATTCCGTGAATAAGGTGTAAGGTGTCTCGTTGCAAGACTTCATACGAATAGGTGAAGATACCGACAGCTGAGGAACATTTTTTCCGTACTGTATGGGTTCACTTCGCGATCG
Proteins encoded in this window:
- the LOC143446736 gene encoding uncharacterized protein LOC143446736 isoform X3, translated to MSSLATTAISPPQHLLTTIYRQSWHPVASAQGNYSPKRPMVKDVENIAGSLRKTESPFEPKPSYAKMTKSSIQKRRQSPGGRRVNSRSVTLRSRSEPIQYGKNVPQLSVSSPIRMKSCNETPYTLFTESSLGKAQVTENEVPTSLATWRRRLKTCVTSHSRTEQVKTSGCESPSTASQTPKNRMDVSYASGITGHNLPVSVPNTRFYKLLNFSNPVLATICVQGLNPPVQERAERSRRTSEYTDYSQYSTVAAYDDEHANLKGTISYSSSSEKDPFDEEIDNDVNTSQSFSTRNLEDDSSEVSFPGDLALGSFADDKIAPEMLLNGCRISEKCMATIESKMMPTSRSLTLEDSDISENEISSDGEDDDSLSFKGSEKHGRSCIEKYKQLYERENRSNVAASDPGADKPGDDMQETSYDCQLSESDNKTPAYEFADVFPKKFEKYDIRMLSKLPYDVNWRSVVNLTELCSGSDRKHSQRRHSVNSCKARRAKALEERKSLENLIERLINLDKLQTSTEQRELAIKYHRAHIRSIALKQKTSSGKNLSSSSMQNENKSSDLPASGFSTSRESPRRRSSVPSVNSRLAWVSEMSQGDNSVLEQACKNGDLTLLHDNWLASIKNRIRPTSEANRRFSESSRSGDPGSLSKRGRRPRSRPTLPRYYVYEWSERTKDDRYRLKTSCKVRAQPCATCREKARRMQQSNVAVASQNEPKLRRPSLPTIGFPRLVTPWKPSVRLLPLPPDIFRI
- the LOC143446736 gene encoding uncharacterized protein LOC143446736 isoform X1; the encoded protein is MSSLATTAISPPQHLLTTIYRQSWHPVASAQGNYSPKRPMVKDVENIAGSLRKTESPFEPKPSYAKMTKSSIQKRRQSPGGRRVNSRSVTLRSRSEPIQYGKNVPQLSVSSPIRMKSCNETPYTLFTESSLGKAQVTENEVPTSLATWRRRLKTCVTSHSRTEQVKTSGCESPSTASQTPKNRMDVSYASGITGHNLPVSVPNTRFYKLLNFSNPVLATICVQGLNPPVQERAERSRRTSEYTDYSQYSTVAAYDDEHANLKGTISYSSSSEKDPFDEEIDNDVNTSQSFSTRNLEDDSSEVSFPGDLALGSFADDKIAPEMLLNGCRISEKCMATIESKMMPTSRSLTLEDSDISENEISSDGEDDDSLSFKGSEKHGRSCIEKYKQLYERENRSNVAASDPGADKPGDDMQETSYDCQLSESDNKTPAYEFADVFPKKFEKYDIRMLSKLPYDVNWRSVVNLTELCSGSDRKHSQRRHSVNSCKARRAKALEERKSLENLIERLINLDKLQTSTEQRELAIKYHRAHIRSIALKQKTSSGKNLSSSSMQNENKSSDLPASGFSTSRESPRRRSSVPSVNSRLAWVSEMSQGDNSVLEQACKNGDLTLLHDNWLASIKNRIRPTSEANRRFSESSRSGDPGSLSKRGRRPRSRPTLPRYYVYEWSERTKDDRYRLKTSCKVRAQPCATCREKARRMQQSNVAVASQNEPKLRRPSTACSVTSQSPSRPIPSKARGRHQAAVLSSANLPHSTPAITNYHKFSENVDVANFNSTECLNEHMQEILMQKEKLHLLSNSGRNGLPTYLSSAFKVSSIPFNNRPKK
- the LOC143446736 gene encoding uncharacterized protein LOC143446736 isoform X2 — its product is MSSLATTAISPPQHLLTTIYRQSWHPVASAQGNYSPKRPMVKDVENIAGSLRKTESPFEPKPSYAKMTKSSIQKRRQSPGGRRVNSRSVTLRSRSEPIQYGKNVPQLSVSSPIRMKSCNETPYTLFTESSLGKAQVTENEVPTSLATWRRRLKTCVTSHSRTEQVKTSGCESPSTASQTPKNRMDVSYASGITGHNLPVSVPNTRFYKLLNFSNPVLATICVQGLNPPVQERAERSRRTSEYTDYSQYSTVAAYDDEHANLKGTISYSSSSEKDPFDEEIDNDVNTSQSFSTRNLEDDSSEVSFPGDLALGSFADDKIAPEMLLNGCRISEKCMATIESKMMPTSRSLTLEDSDISENEISSDGEDDDSLSFKGSEKHGRSCIEKYKQLYERENRSNVAASDPGADKPGDDMQETSYDCQLSESDNKTPAYEFADVFPKKFEKYDIRMLSKLPYDVNWRSVVNLTELCSGSDRKHSQRRHSVNSCKARRAKALEERKSLENLIERLINLDKLQTSTEQRELAIKYHRAHIRSIALKQKTSSGKNLSSSSMQNENKSSDLPASGFSTSRESPRRRSSVPSVNSRLAWVSEMSQGDNSVLEQACKNGDLTLLHDNWLASIKNRIRPTSEANRRFSESSRSGDPGSLSKRGRRPRSRPTLPRYYVYEWSERTKDDRYRLKTSCKVRAQPCATCREKARRMQQSNVAVASQNEPKLRRPRSLPTIGFPRLVTPWKPSVRLLPLPPDIFRI